From Tripterygium wilfordii isolate XIE 37 chromosome 13, ASM1340144v1, whole genome shotgun sequence, the proteins below share one genomic window:
- the LOC120012240 gene encoding 60S ribosomal protein L24-like: MVLKTELCRFSGAKIYPGRGIRFIRSDSQVFLFANSKCKRYFHNRLKPSKLTWTAMYRKQHKKDIAQEAVKKRRRATKKPYSRSIVGATLEVIQKKRAEKPEVRDAAREAALREIKERIKKTKDEKKAKKAEVMSKSQKTGKGNVPKGAAPKGPKLGGGGGKR; encoded by the exons GACTGAACTCTGTCGCTTCAGTGGAGCCAAGATATACCCAGGGAGAGGCATTAGATTTATCCGTTCTGATTCACAG GTGTTCCTGTTTGCCAACTCAAAGTGCAAGAGGTACTTTCACAATCGGTTGAAGCCTTCGAAGCTTACATGGACAGCCATGTACAGGAAGCAACATAAGAAG GATATTGCCCAAGAGGCTGTAAAGAAGAGGAGACGTGCCACCAAGAAGCCTTACTCTAGGTCCATTGTAGGAGCTACCTTGGAAGTTATCCAAAAGAAAAGAGCAGAAAAGCCTGAAGTTCGTGATGCTGCGAGGGAAGCTGCTCTCCG TGAAATCAAGGAGAGGATCAAGAAAACTAAAGATGAGAAGAAGGCTAAGAAGGCAGAGGTAATGTCCAAGTCACAGAAGACAGGCAAGGGTAACGTTCCCAAAGGTGCTGCCCCAAAGGGTCCTAAgcttggtggtggaggtggaaaGCGCTGA